A genomic region of Halanaerobiales bacterium contains the following coding sequences:
- a CDS encoding SagB/ThcOx family dehydrogenase — translation MDKINKNREFLKASNWKKWDDLERDQANDIPKPPIQKDYPENSELIDLIEPENINLGNMKIKEVIEKRRSRRRYKDDYLTKEELSYLLWTTQGLKENDSLRNVPSAGARHPFETYLHIKRVKEIKEGLYRYLPIEHKLLFIKGDKDLNKKIYNACSKQRFVKESAITFIWSVIPYRTEWRYSHFAHKVIAIDAGHLCQNLY, via the coding sequence ATGGATAAAATTAATAAAAATAGAGAATTTTTAAAGGCAAGCAACTGGAAAAAATGGGATGATTTAGAAAGGGATCAGGCAAATGATATTCCCAAGCCACCAATCCAAAAGGATTATCCTGAAAATAGTGAATTAATTGATTTAATAGAACCGGAAAATATTAATTTAGGTAATATGAAAATAAAAGAGGTAATTGAAAAGAGAAGAAGCAGAAGAAGATATAAAGATGATTACTTAACAAAAGAAGAGCTTTCTTATTTACTCTGGACTACTCAGGGGTTAAAAGAAAATGACAGTCTGAGAAATGTACCATCAGCAGGTGCTCGTCATCCTTTTGAAACTTATTTACATATAAAAAGAGTTAAAGAGATTAAAGAAGGTTTATATCGATATCTACCTATTGAGCATAAATTATTATTTATTAAAGGAGATAAAGATTTAAATAAAAAAATATATAATGCCTGCTCCAAACAAAGATTTGTCAAAGAAAGTGCAATTACCTTTATCTGGTCAGTTATACCTTATAGAACTGAATGGAGATACAGTCATTTTGCCCATAAGGTTATTGCAATAGATGCCGGACATTTATGTCAAAATCTTTATTT